One Tunturibacter gelidoferens genomic region harbors:
- the flgM gene encoding flagellar biosynthesis anti-sigma factor FlgM, whose protein sequence is MSYISGIGSQQTANAVTLSEAQPVVTVNAPGTVDDKSEALSANVGRADDTALSSTGGLVLQSLGASDTRTAKVSSLQEAIAAGRYTVSSSDVADKIMRSLLE, encoded by the coding sequence ATGAGCTATATAAGTGGAATTGGCAGTCAACAGACAGCCAACGCGGTCACTCTATCTGAAGCGCAGCCGGTTGTAACCGTGAACGCGCCCGGGACCGTGGACGACAAATCTGAAGCACTTAGCGCAAATGTAGGCCGCGCCGACGATACGGCTTTGAGTTCAACGGGCGGCCTCGTACTTCAGTCTCTTGGAGCTTCAGATACACGAACTGCGAAGGTTTCATCTTTGCAGGAAGCGATCGCCGCTGGAAGGTACACGGTGTCTTCGTCAGACGTGGCAGACAAGATCATGCGGTCCTTACTGGAATAA
- a CDS encoding flagellar basal body P-ring protein FlgI yields MHVANKPEKLELDENLPRLPISFACLLILFIASARCALPSDATTSTSRQARVKDVASIEGIRDNQLVGYGIVVGLQGTGDSQQTTFPAQTLASTLLRMGVSVPASAIRVQNLAAVFVSATLPPFARPGTKLDITVSSAGDARSLEGGLLLMTPLYGSDGKIYAQAQGPLVVGGYSINVNGNVKQYNHPNTARVPFGAMVERGVPLDLEGKKQFSILLNDADFRSAEAMALAINHSLGRPAAHVLDSRRIDLLVAVGEEVPALLAQVESIEVPVFPRAKVVVNERTGTVVIGGTVVLQPVSILHGGLAVNVVSEFQVSQPNAFSSGGTTQVVQQTRVDAQDKPVNRIELKQGATVDDLVRSLQTIGASARDVISILQAMKSAGALEAEIEVL; encoded by the coding sequence ATGCATGTTGCTAACAAGCCGGAAAAACTAGAGTTAGATGAAAACCTCCCAAGACTCCCAATCTCCTTTGCATGTCTATTGATTCTTTTTATTGCTTCGGCTCGGTGTGCTCTTCCTTCAGATGCGACAACATCTACGTCAAGGCAGGCGCGCGTTAAAGATGTCGCTTCAATCGAGGGTATTCGTGACAATCAATTGGTTGGATACGGCATAGTTGTCGGCCTTCAAGGTACCGGCGACAGTCAGCAAACAACCTTTCCTGCTCAAACATTGGCGTCAACGTTGCTGCGCATGGGAGTCAGCGTACCAGCATCGGCGATTAGAGTACAAAATCTTGCTGCAGTCTTTGTTTCGGCCACGTTGCCACCCTTCGCTCGTCCAGGCACCAAACTGGATATTACGGTCTCCTCGGCGGGTGACGCGAGAAGCCTCGAGGGCGGACTACTCCTAATGACCCCTCTCTATGGATCGGACGGAAAAATATATGCACAGGCGCAAGGACCATTGGTAGTCGGGGGATATTCGATTAACGTTAATGGAAACGTAAAACAATACAATCACCCCAATACTGCAAGAGTACCGTTCGGAGCGATGGTAGAACGCGGCGTCCCGCTTGATTTGGAAGGGAAAAAGCAATTCTCAATATTGTTGAACGACGCCGATTTTCGTAGCGCAGAAGCGATGGCTCTTGCGATTAATCATTCGTTAGGACGACCTGCTGCCCACGTTCTCGATAGCCGAAGGATTGATTTGCTGGTGGCCGTCGGTGAAGAGGTTCCAGCCCTATTGGCTCAGGTTGAGTCCATAGAAGTACCTGTCTTTCCTCGCGCAAAGGTGGTTGTCAATGAGCGTACAGGAACGGTAGTTATTGGCGGGACCGTCGTCTTGCAGCCGGTGTCTATCCTTCATGGTGGATTAGCTGTCAACGTGGTGAGCGAATTTCAAGTATCACAACCAAACGCATTTTCCTCAGGTGGCACGACACAGGTCGTTCAGCAGACAAGAGTCGACGCTCAAGATAAACCGGTCAACCGAATTGAGCTAAAGCAAGGAGCTACTGTGGACGACCTGGTTCGAAGCCTCCAGACGATCGGGGCCTCCGCGCGGGACGTCATTTCGATTCTTCAGGCGATGAAGTCTGCGGGCGCATTGGAAGCGGAGATTGAAGTCCTATGA
- a CDS encoding flagellar basal body L-ring protein FlgH: MSLFTSFIRKPVLDKVEILTNQPSLVLLGQKRSNRFAARIAVPVMLFLTFPSLQAQIEAIHKLIEPKPNVAAASLSSYLERVRAENSNIQPAPGSIWTDSGRLTRINTDVRAMRPHDLISVVVSESLAASTDGTVKNSRASNASSSISGLIGTLHAGNALQNLINQTSSSGLNAQGTSATNSSLSTTFGGQVIEVLSNGMLVIEAARQVEFSQQTQTIVLRGLVRPEDISQQNQVLSTAISSLELEVRGKGIINDYTHRQNVLVRLLQKVLVF; the protein is encoded by the coding sequence ATGAGTTTATTTACTAGTTTCATCCGTAAGCCAGTGCTCGATAAGGTCGAAATACTTACAAATCAACCCTCTTTGGTGTTGTTGGGCCAGAAAAGATCAAATCGTTTCGCAGCGAGAATCGCTGTCCCGGTGATGTTGTTTTTGACGTTTCCCTCGCTGCAGGCACAGATCGAAGCGATCCATAAATTGATTGAGCCGAAGCCTAATGTGGCTGCAGCCTCCCTGTCCTCTTATTTGGAGAGAGTGCGGGCGGAGAACTCCAACATCCAGCCTGCACCAGGATCTATCTGGACTGACAGTGGAAGGCTTACTCGCATCAACACGGATGTACGGGCTATGCGGCCACATGATCTGATTTCGGTCGTGGTCTCCGAGAGCCTTGCAGCGTCGACGGACGGCACGGTGAAGAACTCGCGAGCGTCCAACGCCAGTTCTTCCATCTCTGGTCTAATCGGCACTCTGCATGCGGGGAACGCGTTGCAAAACTTAATCAATCAAACGTCCTCGTCAGGACTTAACGCGCAGGGAACAAGTGCAACTAATTCGAGCCTGAGCACTACGTTTGGAGGGCAAGTGATAGAGGTTCTTTCGAATGGGATGCTCGTGATAGAGGCAGCTCGACAGGTGGAGTTTAGTCAGCAGACACAGACGATCGTTTTGAGAGGACTAGTCCGTCCCGAGGATATATCCCAACAAAATCAAGTTCTATCGACAGCGATCTCTAGTCTGGAGCTTGAAGTACGCGGGAAGGGAATTATCAACGATTACACCCATCGTCAAAATGTCTTGGTTCGTCTTCTCCAAAAGGTGTTGGTTTTTTAA
- the flgG gene encoding flagellar basal-body rod protein FlgG, which produces MIRALYTAASGMSAQQTNLDTIANNLANSGTAGFRQRQVQFEDMIYQNLVTPGSAETQQTLSAGLQVGLGTKTAASEVIMTQGDPNNTGNPYDLEIQGAGFFQVSLPDGTIAYTRAGNFHLNSQGTIVTSSGDTILPAITIPSNATNVVISQYGVVTATLPGQTNAAQLGTIQLATFPNTGGLSSIGSNLLQQTASSGNPITDTPGGTSGIGTLQQGYLENSNVDVVAEFVQMILAQRAYESNSKVIHVADDMYSQINGLVR; this is translated from the coding sequence ATGATTCGTGCACTTTATACAGCCGCAAGTGGAATGAGCGCCCAGCAGACAAATTTAGATACCATCGCAAACAATCTGGCGAACTCGGGGACTGCGGGTTTCAGACAGCGTCAAGTGCAATTTGAAGACATGATCTATCAAAATCTGGTCACTCCCGGATCCGCCGAGACACAGCAGACTCTTTCGGCTGGCTTGCAGGTTGGTCTTGGTACCAAGACAGCAGCCAGCGAAGTAATTATGACGCAGGGCGATCCTAACAACACCGGCAACCCATATGACCTTGAGATTCAAGGCGCGGGATTTTTCCAGGTTTCTCTTCCCGACGGAACCATTGCTTACACGCGCGCTGGGAACTTTCACTTGAACAGTCAGGGCACGATTGTAACCTCTTCTGGGGATACGATCTTGCCTGCGATCACGATCCCGTCTAATGCTACTAATGTCGTGATCTCTCAATACGGCGTTGTAACTGCAACGCTTCCTGGACAGACAAACGCCGCGCAGCTTGGCACCATTCAGCTTGCAACTTTCCCTAATACGGGTGGCCTGAGTTCCATCGGCAGTAATTTGTTGCAACAGACAGCATCCTCCGGCAATCCCATCACGGACACTCCTGGGGGGACCAGCGGAATAGGAACACTGCAGCAAGGGTATCTAGAAAATTCGAACGTTGATGTTGTCGCAGAGTTCGTGCAAATGATTCTGGCGCAACGTGCCTACGAGAGTAACTCTAAAGTAATACATGTCGCCGATGACATGTACTCACAGATTAATGGTCTCGTTCGGTAG
- a CDS encoding flagellar hook-basal body protein, with protein sequence MARTQALDTAANNLANAGTSGFRAQRDYFSGVLAGGIDQDPATASQVGQSVNGFGVLGGNRLDLGQGELKATGNPLDLALEGQGFFAIQTSNGIRYTRDGAFSRSPKGVLQTSRGEAVLDANLKPITIPTGNIYVSPDGNISVSTTDGSVIVGKVGAFDFSDKSVLSAEGSNRFSANETKPIAANVSVEQGSVEGANEDAVHGTMQLVLVQRQAEMMQKALSVFNNDFDKTASEDLPRV encoded by the coding sequence TTGGCACGCACGCAAGCGCTCGACACTGCAGCCAACAACCTGGCCAACGCAGGAACCTCTGGCTTTCGTGCTCAGCGCGACTACTTCAGCGGGGTTCTTGCGGGAGGCATCGATCAGGACCCCGCGACGGCATCCCAGGTCGGCCAATCCGTAAACGGCTTCGGGGTTCTAGGCGGAAATCGGCTGGATCTCGGACAGGGAGAGCTGAAAGCCACCGGCAATCCGCTGGACCTCGCCCTGGAAGGTCAAGGATTCTTCGCCATCCAGACCTCCAACGGCATCCGGTACACAAGAGACGGAGCCTTCTCCCGCTCCCCCAAGGGAGTGCTGCAAACAAGTCGGGGAGAGGCAGTGCTCGACGCCAACCTCAAGCCCATCACCATCCCAACAGGCAACATCTACGTGTCACCCGATGGGAACATCTCGGTCTCTACAACAGACGGCAGCGTAATTGTAGGCAAGGTTGGAGCCTTCGATTTTTCAGATAAATCAGTTCTCTCCGCTGAAGGTTCTAATCGCTTTTCTGCAAATGAAACAAAACCCATTGCAGCGAATGTTTCGGTAGAACAGGGCTCGGTAGAAGGAGCTAATGAAGATGCCGTTCACGGCACGATGCAACTGGTGCTGGTGCAACGACAGGCGGAGATGATGCAAAAAGCGTTGAGCGTCTTCAACAATGATTTCGATAAAACGGCGTCAGAAGATCTTCCTCGAGTTTGA
- a CDS encoding response regulator: protein MRKVIERALRQAGLELSEVLQASNGEEALQTLRDNQGSDALALILSDINMPVMDGLQFLEARKQENLAQGVPVVMITTEGNESFVLRAIAAGAQGYICKPFTAEQVKARVLPLLRAA from the coding sequence ATGAGAAAGGTAATCGAACGGGCGTTGCGACAGGCAGGCCTCGAACTCAGCGAGGTGTTGCAGGCTTCGAATGGTGAGGAGGCGTTGCAGACTCTTCGAGACAATCAAGGTTCGGACGCACTTGCGTTGATTCTGAGTGATATCAATATGCCGGTGATGGATGGACTGCAGTTTCTGGAGGCCCGGAAGCAGGAGAATCTGGCGCAGGGCGTTCCGGTCGTGATGATTACGACGGAAGGCAATGAGAGCTTCGTGCTGCGGGCGATCGCTGCGGGTGCACAAGGCTATATTTGCAAGCCGTTCACGGCCGAGCAGGTGAAGGCGCGGGTGCTTCCTCTGTTGCGGGCAGCGTAA
- a CDS encoding chemotaxis protein CheX — MSNTQDEAVTRLDSAVAEVFETMLERSCDPLEGEVDTVEGRIVARIQFTGAVDGECLLYASQATASVTAEALLGTPSEPHDPMVDDAIGELCNMIAGGWKSKLASPDSNCSISTPAVTRDGLEGYQAKFGTKFSRKYSFQGNVFGVVLAF, encoded by the coding sequence GTGTCAAATACGCAGGATGAGGCAGTGACTCGGCTGGATTCGGCTGTCGCGGAAGTTTTTGAGACGATGCTGGAGAGAAGCTGCGACCCTTTGGAGGGCGAGGTCGACACGGTGGAGGGGCGGATCGTGGCAAGGATTCAATTTACCGGGGCCGTGGACGGCGAGTGCCTGTTGTATGCGAGTCAGGCTACTGCGTCGGTGACTGCGGAGGCGTTGCTGGGAACGCCGTCCGAGCCGCACGATCCGATGGTGGACGATGCAATCGGGGAGCTTTGCAATATGATAGCCGGCGGCTGGAAGAGCAAGCTCGCCTCGCCGGACTCCAACTGCTCGATCTCGACCCCTGCCGTTACTCGGGATGGGCTCGAGGGATATCAGGCTAAGTTTGGGACCAAATTCAGCCGGAAATATTCGTTCCAGGGTAACGTGTTCGGCGTTGTACTCGCGTTCTAG